A single genomic interval of Streptomyces sp. BA2 harbors:
- a CDS encoding amino acid permease, producing the protein MSKEAVDTAAADASRTDASQAPADAGDAGYSKDLKARHVNMIAIGGAIGTGLFLGAGGRLHSAGPALAVAYLVCGIFAFFVVRALGEMVIYRPSSGSFVSYAREFLGEKGAYVAGWMYFLNWSTTGIADITAIALYTHYWSFFTDIPQWVLALIALAVVLVINMISVKYFGEMEFWFAIVKVAALVAFMLIGIFLLVTQQDVGGQTPGLSVITDNGGFLPNGIMPVVIVMQGVVFAYASLELVGVAAGETAEPQKVVPRAVNSIMWRVGLFYVGSVVLLALLLPGSVYSADQSPFVTVLSKIGVPAAGDVMNLVVLTAALSSLNSGLYSTGRILRSMAMAGSAPKFTARMNKSQVPYGGILLTSAVCVLGVGLNFLMPSRAFEIVLNVASLGIISTWVIIMICHLAFVRRAKEGLITRPGFRLPGSPVTEIVTIAFLLSVLGLMWKDPEIGRKTLYLIPIIAAALVAGWYGIRRRVDREAASLTK; encoded by the coding sequence GTGAGCAAGGAAGCCGTAGACACGGCCGCTGCGGACGCATCCCGCACAGATGCGTCCCAGGCCCCCGCGGACGCGGGCGACGCCGGTTACAGCAAGGACCTCAAGGCCCGTCACGTCAACATGATCGCGATCGGTGGCGCGATCGGAACTGGACTCTTTCTCGGTGCGGGCGGCCGCCTGCACTCCGCGGGCCCCGCGCTCGCCGTCGCGTACCTCGTGTGCGGCATCTTCGCCTTCTTCGTCGTACGCGCCCTCGGCGAGATGGTCATCTACCGGCCGTCCTCGGGTTCGTTCGTCAGTTACGCGCGTGAGTTCCTCGGCGAGAAGGGCGCCTACGTCGCCGGCTGGATGTACTTCCTGAACTGGTCGACCACCGGCATCGCCGACATCACCGCCATCGCGCTCTACACGCACTACTGGAGCTTCTTCACCGACATCCCCCAGTGGGTGCTCGCGCTGATAGCCCTCGCCGTCGTCCTCGTGATCAACATGATCTCGGTGAAGTACTTCGGCGAGATGGAGTTCTGGTTCGCGATCGTCAAGGTCGCGGCCCTGGTCGCCTTCATGCTGATCGGCATCTTCCTGCTGGTCACCCAGCAGGACGTGGGCGGGCAGACGCCGGGCCTGAGTGTCATCACCGACAACGGCGGCTTCCTGCCGAACGGCATCATGCCGGTCGTGATCGTCATGCAGGGTGTCGTCTTCGCGTACGCGTCGCTTGAGCTGGTCGGCGTCGCGGCGGGCGAGACCGCCGAGCCGCAGAAGGTCGTGCCGCGCGCGGTGAACTCCATCATGTGGCGCGTGGGCCTCTTCTACGTCGGCTCGGTCGTCCTGCTCGCGCTGCTGCTCCCCGGGTCGGTGTACTCGGCCGACCAGAGCCCGTTCGTGACGGTCCTCTCCAAGATCGGCGTGCCCGCGGCCGGTGACGTGATGAACCTGGTCGTTCTCACGGCGGCGCTGTCGTCGCTGAACTCGGGCCTGTACTCCACGGGCCGCATCCTGCGCTCGATGGCGATGGCGGGTTCGGCGCCGAAGTTCACCGCGCGGATGAACAAGAGCCAGGTTCCCTACGGCGGCATCCTGCTCACCTCCGCGGTGTGCGTGCTCGGCGTCGGCCTGAACTTCCTCATGCCGAGCCGGGCCTTCGAGATCGTCCTGAACGTGGCGTCCCTCGGCATCATCAGCACCTGGGTGATCATCATGATCTGCCACCTGGCGTTCGTCCGCCGGGCCAAGGAGGGCCTGATCACCAGGCCCGGCTTCCGGCTCCCCGGCAGCCCGGTCACCGAGATCGTCACGATCGCCTTCCTGCTCTCCGTGCTCGGCCTGATGTGGAAGGACCCGGAGATCGGCCGCAAGACGCTCTACCTCATCCCGATCATCGCGGCGGCCCTTGTCGCCGGCTGGTACGGGATCCGCCGCAGGGTGGACCGTGAGGCGGCAAGCCTCACCAAGTAG
- a CDS encoding alpha/beta fold hydrolase yields MELMVPVKDGEVWAQDSGGEGLPLVLLHPGVADSRVWDGILPRLSEGRRVIRYDARGYGRSPAPTASFSLVEDLIAVLDHFDVARAFLAGSSMGGATAIGIALRDPARVAGLALLVPGITGNPDFAMEEFTAEVVRLAEAGDMDGIVALVKRTSAAAGAGDDSAAEALIRAVIPSWFAVHPHQVPDPPAFDRLGELDVPCVLALGERDDPEVVRCNEEMAARIPGCRLVRLRDSDHFPTLREPTAVTDLVLEAYAAAR; encoded by the coding sequence ATGGAACTCATGGTGCCGGTCAAGGACGGCGAAGTATGGGCGCAGGACTCCGGCGGCGAGGGACTGCCGCTGGTCCTGCTGCACCCCGGAGTCGCGGACTCCCGCGTCTGGGACGGGATCCTGCCGCGCCTTTCAGAGGGGCGCCGGGTCATCCGCTACGACGCGCGGGGGTACGGCAGGTCGCCCGCCCCCACCGCGTCCTTCTCGCTCGTCGAGGACCTGATCGCGGTCCTCGACCACTTCGACGTCGCACGCGCGTTCCTCGCGGGATCGAGCATGGGCGGCGCCACGGCCATCGGCATCGCGCTGAGGGACCCCGCCAGGGTGGCGGGGCTCGCCCTGCTGGTCCCCGGGATCACCGGCAACCCGGACTTCGCCATGGAGGAGTTCACCGCCGAGGTGGTCCGCCTCGCGGAGGCGGGCGACATGGACGGCATCGTGGCCCTGGTGAAGCGCACGTCGGCCGCCGCGGGGGCCGGGGACGACTCCGCGGCGGAGGCGCTCATCAGGGCGGTGATCCCGTCCTGGTTCGCCGTCCACCCCCACCAGGTGCCCGACCCGCCCGCCTTCGACCGGCTCGGCGAGCTCGACGTGCCGTGCGTGCTCGCCCTGGGGGAGCGCGACGACCCCGAGGTGGTCCGCTGCAACGAGGAGATGGCGGCACGCATCCCGGGCTGCCGGCTCGTGCGGCTGCGGGACAGCGACCACTTCCCGACGCTGCGCGAGCCGACAGCGGTAACGGACCTGGTCCTGGAGGCATACGCCGCTGCGCGATAG
- a CDS encoding oxygenase MpaB family protein yields MQSRRRIPEPPPPGGILWDIAGDVRALLALPAALTMQVAHPAVGAGVDTYSVFRTDPWGRGERSLRSLQTWVYGEESAAEEGRRLRELHQHIRGTDAHGRDYHALTPAYYAWVHATGFPVYRHAQKYLGRPFTEAQERQLYAEWLQVGRILGIHDRDMPQTLEEFWPYYAKVLADELEETEVVRDLVATDRPVPPPDRGPYLLRVTLRTLWPLLLPPLARFRRFITIGLMPPDARSAIGLPWTAAQERRLRRLGRVTRTVVPRLPERLRYLPLARRARAHRKITGSAERAPNRRTG; encoded by the coding sequence ATGCAAAGTCGCCGCCGGATTCCCGAGCCGCCCCCGCCCGGCGGAATCCTGTGGGACATCGCGGGCGACGTCCGCGCCCTGCTCGCCCTGCCCGCCGCCCTCACGATGCAGGTCGCGCACCCCGCGGTGGGCGCCGGCGTCGACACGTACTCCGTCTTCCGCACCGACCCCTGGGGGCGCGGCGAGCGGTCGCTGCGGTCGCTGCAGACCTGGGTGTACGGCGAGGAGAGCGCGGCCGAGGAGGGGCGCAGGCTGCGCGAGCTGCACCAGCACATCCGGGGCACGGATGCGCACGGCCGCGACTACCACGCGCTGACGCCCGCCTACTACGCGTGGGTCCACGCCACCGGGTTCCCCGTCTACCGCCACGCCCAGAAGTACCTGGGCCGCCCCTTCACCGAGGCGCAGGAGCGGCAGCTGTACGCGGAGTGGCTCCAGGTCGGCCGGATCCTCGGCATCCACGACCGGGACATGCCGCAGACGCTGGAGGAGTTCTGGCCGTACTACGCGAAGGTCCTCGCCGACGAGCTGGAGGAGACCGAGGTGGTCCGCGACCTCGTCGCCACGGACCGCCCGGTCCCGCCGCCGGACCGCGGCCCCTACCTGCTGCGGGTGACGCTGCGCACGCTCTGGCCGCTACTCCTGCCGCCCCTGGCCCGCTTCCGCCGCTTCATCACGATCGGCCTGATGCCGCCGGACGCGAGGTCGGCGATAGGCCTGCCGTGGACTGCCGCCCAGGAGCGCCGCCTGCGCCGCCTCGGCCGGGTGACGCGAACGGTGGTCCCGCGCCTCCCGGAGCGCCTGCGCTACCTGCCGCTGGCGCGCAGGGCTCGGGCGCACCGAAAAATCACCGGCTCCGCCGAGCGGGCCCCCAACCGCCGGACGGGCTGA
- a CDS encoding macro domain-containing protein, whose product MSEITYVRGDATAPLGKGVKLIAHVCNDLGGWGKGFVVAVSRRWPEPEAAYRRWHRERAKNDFGLGAVQFVEVGPYTWVANMIGQHGMRTGSKGVPVRYEAIDTALATLADKAAELEASVHMPRIGCGLAGGKWSRVEPLISRRLVERGIAVTVYDFGD is encoded by the coding sequence ATGTCGGAGATCACATATGTCCGAGGTGACGCCACCGCGCCGTTGGGCAAGGGCGTCAAGCTGATCGCCCACGTCTGCAACGACCTCGGGGGCTGGGGCAAGGGCTTCGTCGTCGCGGTGTCGCGCCGCTGGCCCGAGCCGGAGGCCGCGTACCGCCGGTGGCACCGCGAGCGCGCCAAGAACGACTTCGGCCTGGGAGCCGTCCAGTTCGTCGAGGTCGGTCCCTACACATGGGTGGCCAACATGATCGGCCAGCACGGCATGCGCACCGGCAGCAAGGGCGTCCCCGTGCGGTACGAAGCGATCGACACCGCCCTGGCCACGCTCGCCGACAAGGCGGCCGAGCTCGAGGCCTCCGTGCACATGCCGCGCATCGGCTGCGGGCTCGCGGGCGGCAAGTGGTCACGCGTGGAGCCGCTGATATCCCGGCGTCTGGTGGAGCGGGGCATCGCGGTGACGGTGTACGACTTCGGGGACTGA
- a CDS encoding acyl-CoA dehydrogenase family protein has protein sequence MTEWPSSEQLDFTAALRDFARRECGTREQRDALTAASGGPHSPALYAKLAELGWLGVCLPEEHGGSGGGMTDACLFLRETARGLVPAGGFVTSVITAKAYERFGSVAQKKAAVGGAVAGQVLSIAMSEPDAGSDVAALRCRAERAADGGWLINGHKTWISNAHLASYILLVARTDASGPRHEGLTMFHVPADTPGVEIRGISTMGGREVNDVYFTDVRLPADAVVGVEGRAWPQLMAGLNAERLFLAANMLGLAERILDDTVTYVRGREQFGRPVGSFQALRHRIADLATEIECARLLVFDVAAKCDAEPERLFPREASMAKLKATETAKRAALEGMQMMGGYGYATEYDMERHLRAAVVSTVYGGTSEIQRDIIGKSFGL, from the coding sequence ATGACGGAGTGGCCCAGCTCGGAGCAGCTCGATTTCACCGCGGCGCTACGCGACTTCGCGCGGCGCGAGTGCGGCACGCGGGAGCAGCGCGACGCCCTGACCGCCGCGTCCGGCGGCCCGCACTCCCCCGCCCTCTACGCGAAGCTCGCCGAACTGGGCTGGCTGGGCGTGTGCCTTCCCGAGGAGCACGGCGGGTCGGGCGGCGGCATGACGGACGCCTGCCTGTTCCTGCGCGAGACGGCACGCGGCCTGGTGCCCGCGGGCGGCTTCGTCACGTCGGTCATCACGGCGAAGGCGTACGAGAGGTTCGGCTCGGTGGCGCAGAAGAAGGCGGCGGTGGGCGGGGCCGTCGCCGGGCAGGTGCTCTCGATCGCGATGTCGGAGCCGGACGCCGGGTCGGACGTGGCGGCGCTGCGGTGCCGGGCCGAACGGGCGGCGGACGGCGGGTGGTTGATCAACGGGCACAAGACCTGGATCTCCAACGCGCACCTGGCCTCGTACATCCTGCTGGTCGCGCGCACCGACGCGAGCGGGCCCAGGCACGAGGGCTTGACGATGTTCCATGTGCCCGCGGACACCCCGGGGGTCGAGATCCGGGGCATCTCCACGATGGGCGGCCGCGAGGTGAACGACGTCTACTTCACCGACGTACGCCTGCCCGCGGACGCGGTGGTGGGCGTCGAGGGCAGGGCGTGGCCGCAGCTGATGGCGGGGCTCAACGCGGAGCGGCTGTTCCTGGCGGCGAACATGCTGGGCCTCGCGGAGCGGATCCTCGACGACACGGTCACGTACGTGCGCGGGCGCGAGCAGTTCGGGCGGCCGGTCGGCTCCTTCCAGGCGCTGCGGCACCGGATCGCGGATCTGGCGACGGAGATCGAGTGCGCGCGGCTCCTCGTCTTCGACGTGGCGGCGAAGTGCGACGCCGAGCCGGAACGTCTCTTCCCGCGCGAGGCCTCGATGGCCAAGCTGAAGGCCACCGAGACGGCGAAGCGCGCGGCGCTGGAAGGCATGCAGATGATGGGCGGTTACGGCTACGCGACCGAGTACGACATGGAGCGGCATCTGCGGGCCGCGGTGGTCTCGACGGTGTACGGCGGCACCAGTGAGATCCAGCGGGACATCATCGGGAAGAGCTTCGGGCTGTAG
- a CDS encoding F0F1 ATP synthase subunit B family protein translates to MQLIPMPLGPINPDVENLAVGVVLFGSLYVFVRRMILRVNRVLEERATILEGVAGGPAAELRREAERIRAEREATLAEARHEAAQVRQRAREEGAALIAAAREDGVRERDEVLTAGQAAIAAERASTEGELRAQVPELASVLASRIVGEPLPTATASGR, encoded by the coding sequence ATGCAGCTCATACCCATGCCGCTGGGGCCGATCAACCCGGATGTCGAGAATCTCGCCGTCGGAGTCGTGCTGTTCGGCTCCCTGTATGTCTTCGTCAGGCGCATGATCCTCCGCGTCAACCGCGTACTCGAAGAGCGCGCCACGATCCTCGAAGGGGTCGCCGGCGGACCGGCGGCGGAGCTGCGCCGCGAGGCCGAGCGGATACGCGCCGAGCGCGAGGCGACGCTGGCCGAGGCCCGTCACGAGGCCGCGCAGGTGCGGCAGCGGGCCCGGGAGGAGGGCGCGGCCCTGATCGCCGCCGCCCGTGAGGACGGCGTACGCGAACGCGACGAGGTGCTCACGGCGGGCCAGGCCGCGATCGCGGCGGAACGTGCGTCTACGGAAGGGGAACTGCGGGCTCAGGTCCCCGAGCTGGCGTCGGTGCTTGCCAGCAGGATCGTGGGAGAGCCGCTCCCGACGGCGACGGCTTCAGGCCGCTAG
- a CDS encoding AMP-dependent synthetase/ligase codes for MTTILRLPGEPADITLPSLLLRNAEDHGDRPALSWRDTPEGEWTTLTWREARRKVAVLAAGYTALGVRRGEHVLMMMGNRPEHWLSDLALVHLGAVPITVYGTSAPEQIAHIARHSRARFAIVEGARELERWEPLLSDPDAPIERLVVVEAADAGPHRTYGSLHATGGRLFDPDAFEKGWRESRSDDPLTVVYTSGTTGDPKGVRITHRNVVLNGVALDAVVELPDFVEHISYLPFAHVAERMLGIYLPVFRASHVHLCADPTAVAATARELRPAQFFGVPRVWEKLAASVKAVLAGLPEEQRASIEAANETTRARVEYVERGETPPADVETAYREAKEKVIGPLLSLAGFDRLVWTASAAASMPLDVVRFWAGFDIVIMDAWGLTETTGVVTINTPAAFRLGSVGKPLDGLEIRTTDDGEILVRGATVFDGYLLPDGGVESACDADGWFATGDVGRIDEDGFLWLTDRKKELIVTSTGKNVSPALVENTLKEHPLIGQALVHGDGRSYLVALLVLDPEMAPVWAAAQGITGDLMASEAVQEEVARAVEAANARLNRTEQIKRYRLLGEEWGPETGELTPSLKLRRRVIKEKYAEAINGLYT; via the coding sequence ATGACCACGATCCTGCGACTCCCCGGGGAACCCGCCGACATCACCCTCCCCTCCCTGCTGCTCCGCAACGCCGAGGACCACGGCGACCGCCCCGCACTCTCCTGGCGCGACACCCCCGAGGGGGAGTGGACGACGCTGACCTGGCGCGAAGCACGCCGTAAGGTCGCCGTCCTCGCCGCCGGGTACACGGCGCTCGGCGTACGGCGCGGTGAGCACGTCCTCATGATGATGGGCAACCGCCCCGAACACTGGCTGAGCGATCTCGCCCTCGTACACCTCGGCGCGGTGCCCATCACCGTGTACGGCACGTCGGCGCCCGAGCAGATCGCGCACATCGCCCGGCACAGCCGTGCCCGCTTCGCGATCGTCGAGGGCGCCCGCGAACTGGAACGCTGGGAGCCGCTCCTCTCGGACCCCGACGCGCCGATCGAGCGCCTGGTGGTCGTCGAGGCCGCCGACGCGGGCCCGCACCGCACGTACGGCTCCCTGCACGCCACGGGAGGCCGGCTGTTCGACCCTGACGCCTTCGAGAAGGGCTGGCGCGAGTCCCGGTCCGACGATCCGCTCACCGTCGTCTACACCTCGGGCACAACCGGCGACCCCAAGGGCGTCCGCATCACGCACCGCAACGTCGTCCTCAACGGCGTCGCCCTGGACGCCGTCGTCGAGCTCCCCGACTTCGTGGAGCACATCAGCTACCTCCCCTTCGCACACGTCGCCGAGCGTATGCTGGGCATCTACTTGCCCGTCTTCCGCGCCTCACACGTGCACCTGTGCGCGGACCCGACCGCCGTCGCCGCGACCGCGCGCGAGCTGCGTCCCGCGCAGTTCTTCGGCGTCCCGCGCGTGTGGGAGAAGCTGGCCGCGTCCGTGAAGGCCGTGCTCGCCGGGCTGCCGGAAGAGCAGCGGGCGTCGATCGAGGCGGCGAACGAGACGACACGCGCGCGCGTGGAGTACGTCGAGCGCGGCGAGACGCCGCCGGCCGACGTGGAGACGGCGTACCGCGAGGCCAAGGAGAAGGTCATCGGCCCGCTGCTCTCCCTGGCCGGATTCGACCGCCTGGTGTGGACCGCGAGCGCGGCGGCTTCGATGCCCCTGGACGTCGTGCGCTTCTGGGCCGGCTTCGACATCGTGATCATGGACGCGTGGGGTCTCACGGAGACGACCGGGGTCGTCACCATCAACACCCCCGCCGCCTTCCGTCTCGGCTCCGTGGGCAAGCCCCTGGACGGCCTGGAGATCCGCACCACCGACGACGGCGAGATCCTGGTGCGCGGCGCGACGGTCTTCGACGGCTATCTCCTGCCCGACGGGGGCGTGGAGTCGGCCTGTGACGCGGACGGTTGGTTCGCCACCGGCGATGTCGGGCGGATCGACGAGGACGGCTTCCTCTGGCTCACCGACCGCAAGAAGGAACTCATCGTGACCTCGACGGGCAAGAACGTCTCGCCCGCGCTCGTCGAGAACACCCTCAAGGAGCACCCCCTCATAGGCCAGGCCCTCGTCCACGGCGACGGCCGCTCCTACCTGGTGGCGCTGCTCGTCCTCGACCCCGAAATGGCCCCCGTCTGGGCCGCCGCTCAGGGGATCACGGGTGACCTGATGGCGAGCGAGGCCGTACAGGAGGAGGTCGCGCGGGCCGTCGAAGCGGCCAACGCGCGCCTCAACCGCACCGAGCAGATCAAGCGCTACCGCCTCCTCGGAGAGGAGTGGGGCCCCGAGACCGGGGAGCTGACGCCGTCCCTGAAGCTGCGCCGCAGGGTCATCAAGGAGAAGTACGCGGAAGCCATCAACGGGCTGTACACCTAG
- a CDS encoding TetR/AcrR family transcriptional regulator — protein sequence MDSMMERALDTAPPSDALTEQILDAAREQFTTFGLRRSTVDDVAKRARVSRVTVYRRIGNKEALVSACLLREYRRFVREVDEAVAPLPMMEDRIVEGFVVVLRHIRAHPLIGGLMRLEPETMLPFLTLESGPAFLAMRGYLTDRLRRAQRAEGKEEGDPTPVAELMVRITVSFLLNPVSCFALEDDDHVRDFARRYLVPLLGS from the coding sequence ATGGATTCGATGATGGAGCGCGCGCTGGACACGGCGCCGCCGTCCGACGCCCTGACCGAGCAGATACTCGACGCGGCGCGCGAGCAGTTCACGACGTTCGGCCTGCGCCGCTCGACCGTTGACGACGTCGCCAAGCGCGCCAGGGTCTCGCGCGTCACCGTGTACCGCCGCATCGGCAACAAGGAAGCGCTCGTCTCCGCCTGCCTGCTGCGGGAGTACCGCAGGTTCGTGCGGGAGGTGGACGAGGCAGTCGCCCCCCTCCCGATGATGGAGGACCGCATCGTCGAGGGCTTCGTCGTGGTCCTGCGGCACATTCGCGCCCACCCGCTCATCGGCGGCCTGATGCGGCTCGAACCGGAGACGATGCTGCCGTTCCTGACCCTGGAGAGCGGCCCCGCGTTCCTCGCGATGCGCGGGTACCTCACGGACCGGCTGCGCCGGGCGCAGCGCGCAGAGGGGAAGGAGGAGGGCGATCCGACGCCGGTGGCGGAGCTGATGGTGCGGATCACGGTCTCCTTCCTGCTCAATCCGGTGAGCTGCTTCGCACTCGAAGACGACGACCACGTACGGGACTTCGCGCGCCGCTATCTGGTCCCCCTGCTCGGCAGCTGA
- a CDS encoding M1 family aminopeptidase, translated as MHRRLIAPGALAASLLLAIPASAADFTPGAPGIGDPYYPASGNGGYDVSHYDLRLKYQPKTDLLEGTATINAATTQNLSRFNLDLGLKVSEVRVNGKKATFKKSGEQELEITPAAGLPKGTPITVVVRYAGKPSEVKINGFTAWARTPDGGVAAQEPESAAWWYPSNDHPLDKATYDVSVSVPDGSQAISNGVLQSQSSKLGWTRFNWRSNKPQASYLTTLAVGKFDITTDKTADGLPVLNAYSKDLGDNAGAARASIERSVEVAEWLETVFGKYPFNALGGYVPNVTSGFALETQTRPFYSPRQFANGSNVSVVVHELAHQWYGDSVSVDGWKDIWINEGFARYSQWLWSEKEGEGTAQELADYVYAQHPADDPFWKVKPGDPGPENQFDIAVYDRGALALQALRNEIGEKAFSAILKGWPKEHAYGNAKVGDFVKYAEKVSGKPLASLFDAWLYQPSRPDAPAARGAGIARSSAVPAAPKSWKSIAATNGVHGH; from the coding sequence GTGCACCGCAGACTCATCGCGCCGGGCGCGCTCGCGGCCTCTCTCCTGCTGGCGATCCCGGCATCGGCGGCCGACTTCACGCCCGGGGCCCCGGGTATCGGCGATCCCTACTACCCGGCGAGCGGCAACGGCGGCTACGACGTCTCGCACTACGACCTGCGGCTGAAGTACCAGCCGAAGACCGACCTGCTCGAAGGCACGGCGACCATCAACGCCGCCACGACGCAGAACCTCTCCCGCTTCAACCTCGACCTCGGCCTCAAGGTCAGCGAGGTGCGCGTCAACGGCAAGAAGGCCACCTTCAAGAAGTCCGGCGAGCAGGAGCTTGAGATCACTCCGGCGGCCGGACTGCCCAAGGGCACACCGATCACGGTGGTCGTCCGTTACGCGGGCAAACCGTCCGAGGTGAAGATCAACGGCTTCACGGCGTGGGCGCGTACGCCGGACGGCGGCGTGGCGGCGCAGGAGCCGGAGTCGGCCGCCTGGTGGTACCCGTCCAACGACCACCCGCTCGACAAGGCGACGTACGACGTCTCGGTCTCCGTGCCGGACGGCTCGCAGGCCATCTCCAACGGCGTACTGCAGTCGCAGAGTTCGAAGCTCGGCTGGACGCGCTTCAACTGGCGCTCGAACAAGCCGCAGGCCAGCTATCTGACGACGCTCGCCGTGGGCAAGTTCGACATCACGACGGACAAGACCGCGGACGGTCTGCCCGTCCTGAACGCCTACAGCAAGGACCTCGGCGACAACGCGGGGGCCGCGCGGGCGAGCATCGAGCGGTCGGTCGAGGTCGCGGAGTGGCTGGAGACGGTCTTCGGCAAGTACCCCTTCAACGCCCTGGGCGGGTACGTCCCGAACGTGACGAGCGGCTTCGCCCTGGAGACGCAGACGCGGCCGTTCTACAGCCCGAGGCAGTTCGCGAACGGCTCCAACGTCTCCGTCGTGGTGCATGAGCTGGCCCACCAGTGGTACGGCGACAGCGTCTCCGTCGACGGCTGGAAGGACATCTGGATCAACGAGGGCTTCGCGCGGTACAGCCAGTGGCTGTGGTCGGAGAAGGAGGGTGAGGGGACGGCTCAGGAGCTGGCGGACTACGTCTACGCGCAGCATCCTGCCGACGACCCGTTCTGGAAGGTCAAGCCGGGGGACCCGGGCCCGGAGAACCAGTTCGACATCGCCGTGTACGACCGCGGGGCGCTGGCCCTGCAGGCGCTGCGCAACGAGATCGGCGAGAAGGCCTTCTCGGCGATCTTGAAGGGGTGGCCGAAGGAGCATGCGTACGGGAACGCGAAGGTGGGTGACTTCGTGAAGTACGCGGAGAAGGTTTCCGGCAAGCCGCTGGCTTCCCTGTTCGACGCGTGGCTTTACCAGCCTTCGCGGCCGGATGCTCCGGCTGCGCGGGGGGCGGGGATTGCTCGGTCCTCGGCGGTTCCGGCTGCGCCTAAGTCGTGGAAGTCCATCGCTGCCACGAATGGTGTGCACGGTCACTGA